The Fusarium falciforme chromosome 10, complete sequence DNA segment ttatttttaagcttctttttcttatccATCTTGTCAAGTCTTCACTGTCACTCGTTCATTGTCCTGAAGAATCTTCAAGTCTTGTCTTAATCATGAGGTCCGAGATATTTGCGCTTCCGTTGTTGGCTTTGGCCCGTGGAGTATTGGCTTCACCATGCTTGCCGCctttgtcttcttcctctctgaGCGGTACCACTACTGCTTCCTTGGAGACCGAGTCAACAGCTTCTACTGAGAGTAGTACTGTCCTTACAACCACTGAATCGACAACTGCCTCGGCCAGCGAGACTGCTACCACTTCTGCTACTCTATCTTCGGCTTCCACTGAGAGCACTGAATCAACCACCGCTGAGTCCACTACGACTTCTGCGCTATCTACAGCCTCCATCgagtccaccaccacctctgcCGAGCCCGAGCCACAGGAAACCAACCTAATCGTCAACGGAGGCTTCGAAGCGAGCACCCCTCAGCCTTGGGGAATCTTCAACCCAAGAAACCCGGGCAGCTTAGGCATCTCGACGGACCAGTTCTACGCGGGTCAACAATCGGGCACCTACGAGCACAGCGACAATGCTCTGAATGAGGACTGGGGCATATACCAGACCATCGACAATACCCGCCTCGAACTCGGCGGGAGGTACATGGTCACCATCCGCATCCGCGTACCCGACGACTCTTGCTCCGATATCACGTTGGTGCCCTCGATTGGCAACGGCGGTTGGATAACTCTGGGCTCCTCTGTCATAAACGTGGGCAACGCCGTCAACAACTGGCATGAGGTCCGGGCCATGTTCCGGTACAACCAGCAAGCATTGATCAACAATTCGCCTGGCGTCGCCATAATATCCCGTTGCGAGAGTGTTTCTTTCTTGGTTGATGAGGTCAGCATGGTCAAGTACGTAGAGCCGACGACCGATTAGTGTACAAGGGGTGTGTAGAGCGTGTATATTAGTGATAATCTAATAGGTGTACATAATAGGCACTTTTGCTCTTGATTGCCTCTAATGCAAACTAGCATCATCTAAACAAGCAAATAACCACGTTTACCGCATTATAGTATAAGAGTCGGGCAGTGTATATTTTGTCCATCAGCTACTCTTGGAGATATTTTCCCCATATTCTCGTGAAGGGCatcttattagttatattgcGATCTCACATAAGAAAATAGTTGGACACGAAGGAGAGCTCTCATTGAGCCTTTCATGTCACCACGAATCCGTATAGTAGAAAATAAACCATAGATGAGTTGTGCCAAATGCAGTGTCAAAAGATGTCCTCCCATGGAGAAGTAGACGCTCACTCAAATAATCCCTTTCCTGACCGATACTCAGTCATAACTACGTCGCCAACACCATCTCTTCGTGCCGTACGGAGTAGGCCCCCAATATAAGCACGGACACCGTTAATACCGATGCGAGTCTCGTGAACCGGGTTCAACATGGTGGTCACGAGCGGGTATGCTGCATGGTCTTCCCAAGACCTAGGCGAGTAGATGTCTCTGAAGCTCTTCATAAAGTTACCATGCTCACCCGCAATCTGACACGAGCAATCCTCTCCCGACCGTGAGAAGCTCATCCAGAGCTGTCTGTACCCCGACGTTCCAGCCTTGGACACGGCCAGCAGCAGAGCGAAGCAGCATCCGAGCTGCCAGATGTCTGCACGGAGGCTGCTATCCCTTTTTTTCACTTGCTCCGGGGCCAGATAAGGGTATGAGCAATCGTCATACTTGGTAGATCCGTTGCGGACCAGAACCTTGCTGACTCCAACGTCGGCAACGATAGCACGGGGTGGGGTAGATTCCGGCTTGTGaagaaggatattatctGGCTTAATGTCCTTGTGCTTGATGGAAAGGCCGTGCAGGTATGCAACAGCATCGGCCAGTTGCTGCATGATGCGGTAGATCCACCAGTTAGATTGGGGCGAGCCAGGCTGGAACCAGGGGCATCGGGctttcctctcttcttcagaCGATTCCAGGAACTTTTGGAGTGTAAATGGAGCCCAGGGCCTCATGACGATACTTATCGtgtcttcctcgtcttcggtCGCCACGGTGAAGGCCTCGACTAGCTTCAGAATGTTTGGGTGGTCACACACTTCGAGGATGCCAATCTCACGGAGGATCTGGACCCTGTCGCTCCCGTTGAAAAAGGTCTTCATGGCCAAGAATTCACCGGTGCCCTTGTGCCTGACCTTTCGAACTGAGGCAAAACTGCCTTTTGATATGCTCAAGGAGATGTTGTGATTGTATGGGACGTCTCCCATATTCTGATATGTATGGACGTATCGTGGATCGAGCCGGGCGGCGATCtcggagaagaaggcatTGATGTCGTTGCTTTTACATTGTTAGCTCTCTGAAAAGCAACTTCCCACGTTCCTTGTGTCCATCAACCATCGTTTGACCGGATATGACTGTGATTACTGACCGTTGCCTCTTCAGAGGACGGATAGCTTCGTCTTGAGAGATACTTAGGGCTTGGTCGACTCCCATCGTTTCCAGCAGCCTTCGGAGGTCCGTCACTATTCGCTGAGCAACATCGGACCCCAGCGAAGGAAACGCCGAGCAAGCGCCTGAATCATTCCCCACGATGAACTTGGATGCAAACAAAGCATTCAAGCCCCCATCCTGGCCGGTCGCTGAGTAGCGAGCGTGCATTCCGACCAAGTTGAGAACCTTGAAGAGTTGCGTGCATACAATCTGCAGCTGGGCCACAACGTCGGCTGGCACATCGTCTCCAGGTCCCAGGTTGGCGTCCAGCAGCTTCGTTTGGAGAGAGCACACGGCGTCTTGCAAACACTTTGTgtgcttgtcgaggaggatggcgacGGGGGAATCCAGTGACGCCCTCGCCTCAGACCAGGCTGTCACACGGCGGCATATGGCGACCgacttgtcgaggaggtctGTGACTTCCCGAAGGCCATGGTCGGCTTGCTGAGGAAAGTGGATCAGGGGTCTTGGTTGGTGCAACATGGTGCCTCTGAAGGTGGATTATTTGAGGGGAGGCTGAAAGGCAAACTTTTGCAGGAAGATTCTTCGTGGTTCGCCAGCTGCCGTGTGTCTTGATATTGGACGAACCCCTGCTTGTACGACGTGGCCAACAACCCGTCCGTGGTCCTATCACAATTCAAGGAGTGCATTGCTATCATCTGTGGCGTTTCAGCAATAAGCATTTATTAGAACTGAGCCCATCAATCATAACAATTACTACCTAGTCGTGTTTGTCATTGTTAATGAGACGTAGAGT contains these protein-coding regions:
- a CDS encoding Protein kinase domain-containing protein gives rise to the protein MLHQPRPLIHFPQQADHGLREVTDLLDKSVAICRRVTAWSEARASLDSPVAILLDKHTKCLQDAVCSLQTKLLDANLGPGDDVPADVVAQLQIVCTQLFKVLNLVGMHARYSATGQDGGLNALFASKFIVGNDSGACSAFPSLGSDVAQRIVTDLRRLLETMGVDQALSISQDEAIRPLKRQRNDINAFFSEIAARLDPRYVHTYQNMGDVPYNHNISLSISKGSFASVRKVRHKGTGEFLAMKTFFNGSDRVQILREIGILEVCDHPNILKLVEAFTVATEDEEDTISIVMRPWAPFTLQKFLESSEEERKARCPWFQPGSPQSNWWIYRIMQQLADAVAYLHGLSIKHKDIKPDNILLHKPESTPPRAIVADVGVSKVLVRNGSTKYDDCSYPYLAPEQVKKRDSSLRADIWQLGCCFALLLAVSKAGTSGYRQLWMSFSRSGEDCSCQIAGEHGNFMKSFRDIYSPRSWEDHAAYPLVTTMLNPVHETRIGINGVRAYIGGLLRTARRDGVGDVVMTEYRSGKGLFE